In Streptomyces sp. SN-593, a single genomic region encodes these proteins:
- a CDS encoding alpha-ketoacid dehydrogenase subunit beta: MAQALNQALRDALAADPSVHVMGEDVGTLGGVFRITDGLARDFGDDRCTDTPLAEAGILGAAVGMAMYGLRPVVEMQFDAFAYPSFEQLVSHVARMRNRTRGALPLPITVRIPYGGGIGGVEHHSDSSEAYYLHTPGLHVVTPATVEDAYGLLRAAIASDDPVVFLEPKRLYWSKADWSPQAPAEVPPIGRAVVRRAGRGATLITYGPSLPVCLEAAEAAKEEGWDLGVVDLRSLVPFDEETVAEVVRGTGRAVVVHESSGFGGAGAEIAARITERCFHHLQAPVLRVAGFDIPYPPPMLERHHLPGVDRILDAVGRLQWEEG; the protein is encoded by the coding sequence ATGGCGCAGGCGCTCAACCAGGCGCTGCGGGACGCGCTCGCCGCCGACCCCTCCGTCCACGTCATGGGCGAGGACGTCGGCACCCTCGGCGGCGTCTTCCGGATCACCGACGGCCTGGCCCGCGACTTCGGCGACGACCGCTGCACGGACACCCCGCTCGCCGAGGCCGGCATCCTGGGCGCCGCGGTCGGCATGGCGATGTACGGGCTGCGACCGGTGGTCGAGATGCAGTTCGACGCCTTCGCCTACCCCTCGTTCGAGCAACTGGTCAGCCATGTGGCGCGGATGCGCAACCGCACCCGCGGCGCGCTGCCGCTGCCGATCACCGTCCGCATCCCGTACGGCGGCGGCATCGGCGGGGTCGAGCACCACAGCGACTCCTCCGAGGCGTACTACCTGCACACCCCGGGGCTGCACGTGGTGACGCCGGCGACCGTCGAGGACGCCTACGGACTGCTGCGGGCGGCCATCGCGTCCGACGACCCGGTGGTGTTCCTGGAGCCCAAGCGGCTGTACTGGTCGAAGGCGGACTGGTCGCCGCAGGCGCCGGCCGAGGTTCCGCCGATCGGGCGGGCGGTGGTGCGGCGTGCCGGGCGCGGCGCCACGCTGATCACCTACGGCCCGTCGCTGCCGGTCTGCCTCGAAGCCGCCGAGGCGGCGAAGGAGGAGGGCTGGGACCTGGGCGTGGTGGACCTGCGCAGCCTGGTGCCCTTCGACGAGGAGACGGTCGCGGAGGTGGTGCGCGGCACCGGGCGCGCGGTGGTGGTGCACGAGTCCTCCGGGTTCGGCGGCGCCGGCGCGGAGATCGCGGCGCGGATCACCGAACGGTGCTTCCACCACCTCCAGGCGCCGGTGCTGCGCGTGGCCGGGTTCGACATCCCCTACCCGCCTCCGATGCTGGAGCGGCACCACCTGCCCGGGGTCGACCGGATCCTGGACGCGGTGGGGCGCCTGCAATGGGAGGAGGGGTGA
- a CDS encoding dihydrolipoamide acetyltransferase family protein — protein MAAVKEFTLPDLGEGLTEAEIVQWLVEVGEVVAVDQPVVEVETAKAVVEVPCPYGGVVTARFGEQGDTLAVGRPLVTVAVGADPAADAGSGGGSGDGGSGSGGGSGSGGEGGGDEPEGSGNVLVGYGTQAAVARRRGRVRAVSAAVGHVTAAGGGPVRGDLAHPDGGPVAVISPLVRRLAREKGLDLRSLAGSGPDGLILRSDVDRALGAVGADPAADPAAAAVGGGTAGAAARSAARPPVDGEVRVPLRGIRGAVAEKLARSRREIPDATCWVDADATGLLAARAAMNAAAGDGGTRISVLALMARVVTAALARHPELNATVDTARGEIVRLPAVHLGFAAQTDRGLVVPVVRDAQARTTAELSAEMGRLTEAARTGALTPAELTGGTFTLNNYGVFGVDGSTPILNHPEAGMLGVGRIAAKPWVHQGELAVRQVVQLSFTFDHRVCDGGTAGGFLRFVADCVEDPAVLLASV, from the coding sequence ATGGCCGCGGTCAAGGAGTTCACCCTGCCCGACCTCGGCGAAGGGCTCACCGAGGCCGAGATCGTGCAGTGGCTGGTGGAGGTCGGCGAGGTCGTCGCGGTGGACCAGCCGGTGGTCGAGGTCGAGACCGCGAAGGCCGTGGTGGAGGTCCCCTGCCCGTACGGCGGGGTGGTCACGGCGCGGTTCGGCGAGCAGGGCGACACCCTGGCGGTCGGCAGGCCGCTGGTGACGGTCGCGGTCGGCGCGGACCCGGCCGCGGACGCGGGCTCCGGCGGCGGGAGCGGTGACGGCGGGTCCGGCTCCGGCGGCGGGAGCGGCTCCGGCGGGGAGGGGGGCGGCGACGAACCCGAGGGCTCGGGAAACGTGCTGGTCGGCTACGGCACCCAGGCGGCGGTCGCCCGCAGGCGCGGACGGGTCCGCGCGGTGAGCGCGGCCGTCGGCCACGTGACGGCGGCGGGGGGAGGGCCCGTGCGCGGGGACCTCGCTCACCCGGACGGCGGACCGGTCGCGGTCATCTCGCCGTTGGTGCGCCGCCTCGCCCGGGAGAAGGGCCTGGACCTGCGGTCGCTGGCCGGCAGCGGACCCGACGGGCTGATCCTGCGGTCCGACGTGGACCGCGCACTCGGCGCGGTCGGCGCGGACCCGGCTGCGGACCCGGCCGCGGCGGCGGTCGGCGGCGGCACGGCCGGTGCGGCCGCGCGGTCGGCGGCGCGACCGCCCGTCGACGGCGAGGTGCGCGTGCCGCTGCGCGGGATACGCGGAGCGGTCGCGGAGAAGCTGGCCCGCAGCAGGCGGGAGATCCCCGACGCCACCTGCTGGGTCGACGCGGACGCCACCGGGCTCCTCGCGGCGCGCGCGGCCATGAACGCGGCGGCGGGCGACGGCGGCACCCGGATTTCGGTGCTGGCGCTCATGGCCAGGGTGGTGACGGCCGCACTGGCCCGCCACCCCGAGCTGAACGCGACGGTGGACACCGCGCGGGGCGAGATCGTCCGGCTGCCGGCGGTGCACCTCGGGTTCGCGGCGCAGACCGACCGCGGGCTGGTCGTGCCGGTGGTGCGGGACGCGCAGGCCAGGACCACGGCCGAACTGTCCGCGGAGATGGGCCGGTTGACCGAGGCCGCGAGGACCGGCGCGCTGACCCCCGCCGAGCTGACCGGCGGGACCTTCACGCTCAACAACTACGGCGTGTTCGGGGTGGACGGTTCGACGCCGATCCTCAACCACCCCGAGGCGGGCATGCTCGGCGTCGGCCGGATCGCGGCCAAGCCGTGGGTGCACCAGGGCGAGCTGGCGGTGCGGCAGGTGGTGCAGCTCTCCTTCACCTTCGACCACCGGGTGTGCGACGGCGGCACGGCGGGCGGCTTCCTGCGGTTCGTGGCCGACTGCGTGGAGGACCCGGCGGTGCTGCTCGCCTCGGTCTGA
- the mobA gene encoding molybdenum cofactor guanylyltransferase, translating into MTTRYDAVVPAGGAARRLGGTDKPALTVGGRQLLDRVLAACAAAGETVVVGPRRPTARPVRWAREEPPGGGPVPALAAGLAVLAEPPPPAAPGPSGSGGRDATGGPDRAGAQVPAGEPDGRAAEVVVVLAADLPFLTAETVGALADAAAGAGREVDGVLLTDATGRDQPLAAAYRVEPLRRELALLVGEYGGLGGLPLRLLTGGLTLRRMADPTGEASFDCDTWEDVAAARARLERRSGG; encoded by the coding sequence ATGACGACGCGCTACGACGCGGTGGTGCCGGCCGGCGGCGCGGCCCGCCGGCTCGGCGGCACCGACAAGCCCGCGCTGACGGTCGGCGGACGGCAGTTGCTCGACCGGGTGCTCGCGGCCTGCGCGGCGGCGGGCGAGACCGTGGTGGTCGGCCCCCGGCGGCCGACCGCCCGGCCGGTACGGTGGGCCCGCGAGGAGCCGCCCGGCGGCGGGCCGGTGCCGGCGCTGGCCGCCGGACTCGCCGTGCTGGCCGAGCCGCCTCCTCCCGCTGCTCCCGGGCCAAGCGGATCGGGCGGGCGGGACGCGACCGGTGGGCCGGACCGGGCCGGCGCGCAGGTCCCGGCGGGTGAGCCGGACGGGCGGGCGGCGGAGGTGGTCGTGGTGCTCGCCGCCGACCTGCCGTTCCTGACGGCGGAGACGGTCGGCGCGCTGGCGGACGCGGCGGCGGGCGCCGGCCGCGAGGTGGACGGGGTGCTGCTCACGGACGCGACCGGGCGGGACCAACCGCTCGCCGCGGCCTACCGGGTGGAGCCGCTGCGCCGCGAACTCGCCCTGCTCGTAGGGGAGTACGGCGGTCTCGGCGGGCTGCCGCTGCGGCTGCTCACCGGCGGGCTGACGCTGCGCAGGATGGCCGACCCGACCGGCGAGGCGTCGTTCGACTGCGATACCTGGGAGGACGTGGCGGCGGCCCGGGCCCGGCTGGAGCGCCGGTCCGGGGGGTGA
- a CDS encoding DUF6457 domain-containing protein, which produces MVDEWIAAAKTELGIDLDVDTRVLLDLARDAAHGVARPAAPLTTFLVGYAAGRAGGGPEAVRAAAEKAAALAGRWAEQAAADAARTGDPDGGAAGTAGAPE; this is translated from the coding sequence GTGGTGGACGAATGGATCGCAGCAGCCAAGACCGAACTGGGCATCGACCTCGACGTGGACACCCGCGTCCTGCTCGACCTGGCCCGTGACGCGGCACACGGGGTGGCGCGGCCGGCCGCGCCGCTGACCACGTTCCTCGTCGGGTACGCCGCGGGCCGCGCGGGCGGCGGCCCGGAGGCGGTGCGGGCCGCGGCCGAGAAGGCCGCGGCGCTGGCGGGGCGTTGGGCCGAGCAGGCGGCGGCGGACGCCGCGCGCACCGGTGACCCCGACGGCGGCGCCGCGGGGACCGCGGGCGCCCCGGAATGA
- a CDS encoding molybdopterin molybdotransferase MoeA, with protein MRPALGPVEEAAPGDDGVAGPPSGPAAGCAGGCGNGRAAAEEPRRRPRPGAGDEEHGGAASRPYDLGRPVFHRADTGWSGARHIALTAARRLDAVRVPLGAEALGAALAQGLAALTDLPPFDSSAMDGWALAGPGPWRLTGQVLAGQEPGARLADRHAVRVATGAELPAGATAVLRNEHGAVELRPDGEWLRVAAPHPAPRPGQEVRRRGQECRAGEALLPAGVTVTPAVLGLAAASGYDDLAVVARPRVELLVLGDELLAEGQPGGGRVRDALGPMLPPWLRALGADVVAVRTLPDDAEALRAAISDAVATGGADLVVTTGGTASGPRDHVHGALARLGARLRVDGVTVRPGHPMLLAEFPCGPYGTPCPEDPEHSGGVEPTGGRPPRQHTDAYTDAYTHPDTEPGAGPDPDTAGPGPGTGTGTGGESASGTGFDLAGAGSGSGSGLPPRRSHFVGLPGNPLAAVAGVLTLVAPLLRTLGGHPAPASYSAPLTEDIGGHPTDTRLVPVVFDARAAARPLRHTGSAMLRGLAAADGMAVVPPGGAKAGEEVGVLDIGMPGAAVGNTW; from the coding sequence GTGCGACCCGCTCTGGGTCCCGTGGAGGAGGCCGCGCCGGGGGACGACGGTGTTGCCGGGCCTCCCTCCGGTCCCGCGGCTGGATGCGCCGGCGGGTGCGGGAACGGACGGGCCGCCGCGGAGGAGCCGCGCCGGCGGCCTCGCCCGGGGGCGGGGGACGAGGAGCACGGCGGCGCCGCCTCGCGCCCGTACGACCTCGGCCGTCCGGTCTTCCACCGGGCGGACACCGGCTGGTCCGGGGCCCGCCACATCGCGCTGACCGCGGCGCGCCGGCTGGACGCGGTGCGGGTGCCGCTCGGCGCGGAGGCGTTGGGCGCGGCGCTCGCGCAGGGGCTGGCGGCGCTGACGGACCTGCCGCCGTTCGACTCCTCGGCGATGGACGGCTGGGCGCTCGCCGGGCCCGGGCCGTGGCGCCTGACCGGGCAGGTACTCGCAGGCCAGGAGCCCGGCGCGCGCCTCGCCGACCGGCACGCCGTACGGGTGGCCACCGGGGCCGAACTTCCCGCGGGCGCCACCGCGGTGCTCCGCAACGAGCACGGTGCCGTCGAACTGCGCCCGGACGGCGAGTGGTTGCGGGTGGCCGCGCCCCACCCGGCGCCCCGGCCGGGCCAGGAGGTGCGCAGGCGGGGCCAGGAGTGCCGTGCGGGCGAGGCGTTGCTGCCCGCGGGGGTGACGGTGACGCCCGCGGTGCTGGGGCTCGCGGCGGCCTCCGGCTACGACGACCTGGCAGTCGTGGCCCGGCCGAGGGTCGAACTTCTGGTGCTCGGCGACGAGTTGCTGGCCGAGGGCCAGCCGGGCGGGGGCCGGGTCCGGGACGCCCTGGGCCCGATGCTCCCGCCGTGGCTGCGGGCACTGGGCGCGGACGTCGTCGCCGTCCGGACGCTGCCGGACGACGCGGAGGCGCTGCGTGCGGCGATCTCCGACGCCGTCGCGACCGGCGGCGCCGACCTGGTCGTCACCACGGGGGGCACCGCGAGCGGGCCGCGCGACCACGTGCACGGAGCGCTGGCCCGGCTGGGCGCGCGGCTGCGCGTGGACGGCGTGACGGTACGGCCGGGGCACCCGATGCTGCTCGCGGAGTTCCCGTGCGGGCCGTACGGGACGCCGTGCCCGGAGGACCCGGAGCACTCGGGGGGCGTGGAGCCCACCGGCGGACGGCCGCCGCGGCAGCACACGGACGCGTACACGGACGCGTACACGCACCCGGACACGGAACCGGGCGCAGGACCGGACCCGGACACGGCCGGACCCGGACCCGGGACAGGGACAGGGACCGGGGGCGAGTCCGCGTCCGGGACCGGCTTCGACCTCGCCGGAGCTGGCTCCGGCTCCGGCTCCGGACTCCCGCCCCGCCGGAGCCACTTCGTCGGCCTGCCGGGCAACCCGCTCGCCGCGGTCGCGGGCGTGCTGACGCTCGTCGCGCCGCTGCTGCGCACGCTCGGCGGCCACCCCGCCCCGGCGTCGTACTCCGCACCGCTGACCGAGGACATCGGGGGCCACCCCACCGACACCCGTCTGGTGCCGGTGGTGTTCGACGCTCGTGCGGCCGCCCGGCCGCTGCGCCACACCGGCTCGGCGATGTTGCGCGGGCTGGCCGCCGCCGACGGCATGGCGGTGGTGCCGCCCGGAGGGGCGAAGGCGGGCGAGGAGGTCGGGGTGCTGGACATCGGGATGCCCGGTGCGGCCGTGGGGAACACGTGGTGA
- a CDS encoding potassium channel family protein yields the protein MLFPRPAAGPLRQVARRLLLALLVLVITVVIVYVGRGGYHDNADGTVSFLDALYYSTVTLSTTGYGDIVPYSTVARLTNTLLVTPLRVIFLIILVGTTLEVLTERTREQYRLKRWRSALHDHVVIVGFGTKGRSAAQTLIGRGVPQDRIVVVDPVPKVVQAAADEGFVAVTGDATRNDVLLRAEVGRARQIVIAAQRDDTAVLVTLTARQLNGTARIVASVREEENAPLLRQSGADAVITSSSAAGRLLGMSMLSPSAGRVMDDLITYGSGLDLIERSVEASEVGRRARELKDLVVSVRRGEDLLAHDDPELGALRAGDRLIAIHRAT from the coding sequence GTGCTCTTCCCGCGCCCGGCGGCCGGCCCGCTCCGGCAGGTGGCCCGCCGGCTGCTCCTCGCGCTGCTGGTCCTGGTGATCACCGTGGTCATCGTCTACGTCGGCCGCGGCGGCTACCACGACAACGCCGACGGCACCGTGTCGTTCCTCGACGCGCTGTACTACTCGACGGTGACGCTGTCCACGACCGGGTACGGCGACATCGTCCCGTACAGCACCGTGGCACGGCTGACCAATACGCTGCTGGTCACGCCGTTGCGGGTGATCTTCCTGATCATCCTGGTCGGGACCACGCTGGAGGTGCTGACCGAGCGCACCCGGGAGCAGTACCGGCTCAAGCGCTGGAGGAGCGCCTTGCACGACCATGTGGTGATCGTCGGGTTCGGGACGAAGGGGCGGTCCGCCGCGCAGACGCTGATCGGGCGGGGCGTGCCGCAGGACCGGATTGTGGTGGTGGACCCGGTGCCGAAGGTGGTGCAGGCCGCGGCCGACGAGGGGTTCGTGGCGGTCACCGGGGACGCGACCCGCAACGACGTGCTGCTGCGGGCCGAGGTCGGCCGGGCCCGGCAGATCGTGATCGCCGCGCAGCGCGACGACACGGCGGTGCTGGTCACGCTCACGGCGCGGCAACTCAACGGCACGGCCCGGATCGTGGCGTCCGTGCGGGAGGAGGAGAACGCGCCGCTGCTGCGGCAGTCCGGGGCGGACGCGGTGATCACGAGTTCGAGCGCGGCGGGGCGGTTGCTCGGGATGTCGATGCTCAGCCCGAGCGCGGGACGGGTGATGGACGACCTCATCACGTACGGCAGCGGACTGGACCTCATCGAGCGCTCGGTGGAGGCGTCGGAAGTCGGCCGGCGGGCCAGGGAGCTGAAGGACCTGGTGGTGTCGGTACGGCGGGGGGAGGACCTGCTCGCGCACGACGACCCGGAACTCGGGGCGCTTCGGGCCGGGGACCGGCTGATCGCGATCCACCGGGCGACGTAG